A window of the Cannabis sativa cultivar Pink pepper isolate KNU-18-1 chromosome X, ASM2916894v1, whole genome shotgun sequence genome harbors these coding sequences:
- the LOC115713546 gene encoding uncharacterized protein LOC115713546 codes for MLKLVICGSPLHPSSHHQDQNHHQDQVPMSQLSRSAGTSPCCTPKKSRKTSFSRSHNNKEKNPYATRGLEKFSALLVDLEEKRQKIYEQSAAAEDISFVRFVYKNSNDLVPIIVKLKDSSQKEAENITNNNKTTTTHTAAAAAANEDLLLVKDQQQSIQNYSSEITHDDKFPMMKEVKNKSQRSEQSSRKVTKKLLLQSWRSMVNLDKLRRPSYYLPVVVIMILILLVFFGRSIAILCTSIGWYVVPTLNDSSSNRKRSSVVHKKDYVKKLSERKMMTEGVSSPRIYNKSGHQRSW; via the coding sequence ATGTTGAAACTTGTTATCTGTGGTAGCCCTCTTCACCCTTCTTCTCATCATCAAGATCAAAATCATCATCAGGACCAAGTACCCATGAGCCAGCTGAGCCGTAGCGCCGGAACCAGCCCATGTTGTACACCTAAAAAGTCAAGAAAAACTTCCTTCAGCCGGAGCCATAACAACAAGGAGAAGAACCCCTATGCCACCCGTGGTCTGGAAAAGTTCTCAGCTCTTTTGGTTGATCTCGAAGAGAAAAGGCAGAAGATTTATGAGCAAAGTGCAGCCGCAGAAGACATATCATTCGTCAGATTTGTTTACAAGAACTCCAACGACTTGGTTCCAATCATCGTTAAGTTGAAGGACAGCAGCCAGAAAGAAGCAGAGAACATAACTAATAATAACAAGACCACTACTACTCatactgctgctgctgctgctgccaATGAAGACTTGTTATTAGTCAAAGACCAACAACAATCAATCCAAAACTACTCATCAGAAATAACCCATGATGATAAGTTTCCTATGATGAAAGAAGTAAAGAATAAGTCACAGAGATCGGAACAGAGTAGTAGAAAAGTCACAAAGAAGTTATTATTACAATCATGGAGAAGCATGGTTAATCTTGATAAGTTGAGACGACCCTCGTATTACTTGCCGGTTGTAGTGATCATGATATTGATCTTGTTGGTATTTTTTGGTCGATCCATTGCGATTCTATGTACTTCGATTGGGTGGTACGTTGTTCCAACGTTAAACGACAGCTCCTCCAACCGAAAAAGGTCATCGGTGGTACACAAGAAGGATTATGTGAAGAAATTAAGTGAAAGAAAGATGATGACTGAAGGAGTATCTTCTCCTCGGATTTACAACAAATCTGGTCATCAGAGAAGCTGGTGA
- the LOC115713541 gene encoding uncharacterized protein LOC115713541, translating to MSIRPLDLVTPTETFEIENGLSLVPRLRLKLTVFPASPSVTKPIDEWKVKRTLIDFLKTSLSVPITVPEEDLQIKRFKDLKKRKRDDPLAFGYLFIRDLSFIQKNKDEEEDLTAMEEKFLHWRRYIADKMDGIELNIEGLKFKLNVAVPVSDDFQGMKKAWEDFFVFGNRGYSRGGKQEPDTIVLRGVPSRWFAEPRVSSKPSMLVTHTIFSSFGKIRNLNVAEDDDLGKDATEDDSVIISGLHCMIVVQFEKYKDFYNTLKVLCCRSMQKEGSRLRADYEVTWDKDGFFQNTRSRLEEKGGIREIAAAHYRSEAPRHQREQISRTSPDDMRRKRFKD from the exons ATGAGTATTCGACCATTGGATTTGGTTACGCCAACTGAGACTTTTGAAATAGAAAACGGACTCTCCCTTGTGCCTCGCTTGAGGTTGAAACTTACGGTGTTCCCGGCGAGCCCTTCGGTGACGAAACCCATCGACGAGTGGAAGGTGAAGCGAACCTTAATAGACTTCCTCAAGACCTCTCTATCAGTTCCCATCACCGTTCCCGAGGAAGATCTTCAGATCAAACGGTTCAAGGACCTTAAGAAGCGAAAGCGTGATGACCCTTTGGCTTTCGGCTACCTATTCATTCGCGACCTCAGTTTTATCCAGAAGAATAAAGATGAAGAGGAGGACCTGACGGCCATGGAGGAGAAGTTCTTGCATTGGAGAAGGTACATTGCTGACAAGATGGATGGAATCGAATTGAATATCGAAGGCTTGAAGTTCAAGCTAAACGTCGCCGTTCCTGTGTCTGATGATTTCCAAGGTATGAAGAAAGCTTGGGAGGACTTCTTCGTTTTTGGGAATCGAG GGTATTCGAGGGGTGGGAAGCAAGAGCCTGATACAATAGTTCTGAGGGGTGTTCCGTCACGGTGGTTTGCTGAGCCGCGGGTTTCATCAAAGCCTTCTATGCTTGTTACGCATACCATTTTTTCATCATTTGGAAAGATAAG GAATCTTAATGTTGCTGAGGACGATGATCTAGGTAAGGACGCAACTGAGGATGATTCAGTTATAATTTCAGGCCTTCACTGTATGATTGTGGTTCAGTTCGAGAAGTACAAGGACTTCTACAATACCTTAAAAGTATTATGTTGCCGCTCTATGCAGAAG GAAGGATCAAGATTGAGGGCGGATTATGAAGTTACTTGGGACAAAGATGGCTTTTTCCAAAACACGAGAAGTAGATTAGAAGAGAAAGGTGGGATAAGAGAAATAGCAGCAGCACATTACAGAAGTGAAGCACCTAGACATCAACGTGAACAGATTTCACGTACCAGTCCTGATGATATGCGCCGAAAGAGATTCAAG GACTAA